One Paramisgurnus dabryanus chromosome 8, PD_genome_1.1, whole genome shotgun sequence DNA window includes the following coding sequences:
- the LOC135770309 gene encoding uncharacterized protein, translated as MATSGRLQGYRWLHLRAIRRGYVVSQENMRMIIKAIDPEGVEHRRARRLRRRQYFSRGPNALWHMDSYDKLKPYGIAINGCIDGFSRFVLWMEAYNTNSDPIVIAAYYISTVTGIGGCPERLRADPGTENGHVKDMQVFLRRNHTDGYAGEKSFMYGCSTANQRIEAWWGILRKQSGQLWMDIFQTLRDDGHFSGDFLDKNLIQFCFLNLIQDELDEVVRTWNTHQIRPRPGQGMHGLRPALMFSMPEIYGAGEDKLKCVDPEEVAVCKEESTPKGPYPCDKTVFELCTLLMEEKGLTAPTDPYHAAEVYILLRNEILENI; from the exons ATGGCAACCAGTGGTCGACTCCAAGGATATCGATGGTTACATCTGCGTGCTATTCGAAGAGGATACGTTGTTTCTCAAGAGAATATGAGGATGATAATTAAAGCAATAGACCCTGAAGGAGTGGAACACCGGCGCGCTCGACGTCTCCGGCGTCGCCAGTACTTCAGCCGAGGTCCGAACGCGTTGTGGCATATGGATTCATATGATAAACTCAAACCGTACGGCATTGCAATTAATGGTTGCATTGACGGCTTTAGTCGGTTTGTGTTATGGATGGAAGCGTACAATACTAACAGTGACCCCATAGTAATAGCAGCCTACTATATTTCCACTGTAACAGGCATTGGGGGTTGTCCCGAGCGGTTGCGTGCCGACCCTGGGACGGAAAATGGACATGTCAAAGACATGCAAGTTTTCCTGCGGAGAAACCACACAGACGGCTATGCAGGCGAGAAAAGTTTCATGTATGGATGCAGCACGGCAAATCAGCGCATAGAAGCATGGTGGGGTATCTTGCGTAAACAAAGTGGACAGCTTTGGATGGACATCTTTCAGACCCTCAGAGACGACGGGCATTTCTCTGGTGATTTCTTGGACAAAAATCTAATACAGTTCTGCTTTCTTAACCTTATCCAG GATGAATTAGATGAAGTTGTGAGAACATGGAACACCCACCAAATAAGACCAAGACCAGGCCAGGGAATGCACGGACTACGGCCTGCTTTGATGTTTTCTATGCCAGAAATTTATGGTGCAGGGGAGGACAAACTCAAATGTGTTGACCCTGAGGAAGTGGCGGTTTGCAAAGAGGAGAGCACCCCAAAAGGGCCATACCCCTGTGACAAGACTGTGTTTGAGCTCTGCACACTTCTTATGGAAGAAAAAGGATTAACTGCTCCTACAGACCCATACCATGCAGCTGAAGTGTACATTCTGTTAAGAAATGAGATACTAGAAAATATCTag